The genomic region ccatggactgtagcccgccaggctcttctgtccatgggatttttcaggtaagtatactagagtggttgccattcccttcgccagggaattttcccaacccaggaatcgaacccgcgtttcctgtgtctcctgcactggcaggcaggttctctgcctgctgagccaccagggataggtACGTCAAAACATCAAATCTTACACTTCAATTGTGTGCAGCTTGTggacaagttttttaaaaaagcgcAAAATAATCAGTAGGATATCAAAGAAATGGTCTCATCGTTTTTTGAAaaagtgtacatatgtgtgtaaaCTGTATGGACAATAAATGCCTGTCAGGTTACAGTCAGAAGTAGGACAGTGGGGTGGGGCCTGGAGGGCTTTATTTTGAACATGGGCTTCTTTTCTGTACTGTTTGGGGCTGTTCTCAGCGACGGCTTTTTAAAGTTGTTAGTCGTTCACAGCAGGAGCAGAGGGTCGCTCCCGACAGGCCCCGCGGCTCTAGCCCCTCGGCAGGGTGAGGGAACCTCATCTATGCCAGCCTGCCACGTGCGCCTTACCGTCTTGTGTATCAAGTTAAAGTCCTTCTTGTGGGCACAGAATGCCTTCTTAAAGAGCCTCTTCTCCATGGGGGTCCAGATGTCTGAACCTAGCAAGAAACAGCCAGGGgggcatttcctcctctgggaccACAGTCACGGCCCCTCCTTCTTCAGGCTGCCGTGACCTGGCACCGATTAGATGCCAGGGTCTCTGCTAAGCCCCTTTCTTGCATGGTCTCCTACAATCCTCACAAAACCTTAGCAGGTAGGGGCTATTACGATCCCCACCTGACAGATGCCACAACTGAGGCATCCACTGGTTAAGTGACTCGCCCAAAAGCAGGCGGACTCCTGAGCTGGAgtgcctgcccccagccctccctggCAGCCCCCTCCCGGCCAGGCAGAGCCTAGGAGGGAATGAGTGGACAGAAGGTAGGGACCGGCTAGAGAACAGCGCCCATGGAGTCCCCCGGAGAGAGGACAGGCCCTCCTGGGAAAGCAGGTGAGGCCCTGAGAGAACACCGCGAGGCACGTGCAGAGACCGCCGTGGAAACTGACTGGCCCTCAGGAGCCTCAGCCAGGCCCACACCAGTCGCGCTCCCCTCACCTGTGTAGCGGTAGTTGGCGAGAGGGTGAGTTCGCGGCTTCTGGGGTCCTCTGAGTAAGAGGGTCTCCAAGGCAACCTGGAACAGAGGCGTGGGGGGCGACTCTGAGCGAGGGCACGGGAGGTGGAGGCCCGCCTGCATCCTTTCATTCATTTGAAAACCCCGTGCAGCCTGCCCGAAAGCCATGCTCCCCGCAGGGCCACGCCAAGCCAGCCCACCCGCTCACCCACCCCACGCCTGCGCCTCACCTGGACATCACCCTGGGCTTCGTGCAGGCAGTGCAGCGCCAGCTCCAGGTTGGTGCCCCCGCCGGGCATCACGCTGGAGCAGGCCACGTTGCAGAgctctgttactgtttccaggAGGGGAGGGAGCGGAGACACAGAGGGTCAGTGAGAGCCAGGGAGGAGGCCTCCCTGAGGGCACAGTTAGGGTGGGAGAGGCTCCTTGTCACCACCTCCCTCTAGTAGAGGCCGGCTGACGGCAGGGAGGTACCCGGAGGAAGGGCTGCCACCCTGCTCCTGGCACCTGCTCTGTGCAGCCTGCCGGCTACCGGGTGAGAGGGGAGGTGGGCCAGGGACCGCAGGCGGGAGCAGTACTGTGCTGAAGGCTGCCTCTgtgcccccctcaccccccacccccgcacacTGCTTCTTGGTCACGGTGGGAACTGGGAGAGAAACTCCCCGGAGATAGAGCAGGGCCCCTGGGACCCTGGCCCCAGGGTCTCGGCCACCTCTGTCCTGCGTTTCCGGGTTGCTCATCACATCTCCCCACGGCTTCCAGACCAGAGAAGCGACGTGCTCGTCAGTCCCAGCCAGAGATCTGTCCTGGAGCTCTGGAATTTCAGCCTGAAACCGGCTTCCTATGTTGATGTGTCTGAAACGAGGCCACACCCACAGGCATACAAAACAGAGGTAAGTGTGTGACCAAGATGGGAAGTAAAGCAGAGACACTCCGTGAGCCCTGCTCTTGGGCCACGGCCCTGCTCTGTGGATGCCCTCTGCCATCTTTCAGACACACGGAGTGTCCGTTACCCCAACAGACACATGCAGGCATTCCAGAAACCTCCTGAGGGACACTCAATTCCTTCCTCCGATTTCTGACCTCTGGGGTCAGGTTTCTGACCTGAGGCCAGGTTTCTGACCTCTGGGGTCAGCCGTCTGGGGTCTAGGACAGGGGAGGTGTGTGCTGATACCCGGCCTGCTTCTATATCCAAGGTCCCCTTCAtctagctatagtccatggctCTGCACAAGTATCTCACTGTGCCATTGGCAGCTCTACCCAGAACCCCAGTGTTCTGGGCCTTCTGTCCTCAGGGAGTCAACTATGGTACGTCTGGACAGATGGAATGCTCGGGGGACAGCTGGAGAAGTCCGGCACTTCTCTCCTGGAGGGGCTCAGCACCTAGACCTGGGTTCCCCGGGATGAAGGTGCCGACAGAACCACACGGGAATGCGCAGAGGGTAAGAGCATCCCCATTTTGGAAGGACCCTCAGGTTCTAAGCCTGTCCCAACTCACGGTTCAATGCTGATCTTGGTGTCATCCTTCACCACACAGATGCCAAAAGAGTCATCCAGGGGATCTGGAAAACACGTAAAGAAGAGCCTCAAAGAGGCTGCCCACAACTGACCTGTGAGGCCCTTTCTGACTGCCTTCCTGGGGCAGCCAAAAGCAGGTTCTTTTAAGATTTCATGGTATAGACtcaatactgtatataaaatagataatcaacaaggacctactggacttccctggtgatccagtggttaagaatccgccttgcaatgcaggggacacgggtttgagccctgatctgggaagatcccacatgtcacgtgCACCGCAACTGCCGAGTCAGCTTCTGAAGTGTGTGCACCCAGGGCCCGTGctccgcaaccagagaagcccccgcagtgagaagcctgcgcacaaCTAGACAGCAGACCCCGCTCACCACtcgagaaagcctgcacgcagcaaggaagacccagcacagtccaaAAAACAAAACGGAACAAGATAAAAAAcatggacctactgtatagcacagagaaccatACTCAATGATCTGTAATaacctctatgggaaaagaatctgaaaaagaatagataagtgAATAACTAAACCActtttgctgaacacctgaaacacaacattgtaaataattatactccaataaaaaaaactatactccaatataaaataaaaaattagaaaaaaaagactgCATGGTATGGAATTAtctcaaaaattaaaagcagaactaTCATGtggtccagcaatcccacttctgggtattcatCCAAAAGAACTGCAGTCAAGATCTCAAAAAGACATCTGAACTCCCATGTCCACTCCAGCACTAGTCACggtagccaagatgtggaaataaCCTCAATGTCCCCTGATGGGTAACTCCATAAAGGAAATGCAGGATGTACCTGCAATGGagtactgctgctaagtcacttctgtcgtgtccgactcccatccctgggattctccaggcaagaacactggagtgggttgccatttccttctccaacgcgtgaaagtgaagtcgctcagtcatgtccgcctctttgcgaccccatggactgcagccctccaggctcctccggcaATGGCGTACCATGTAGCCTTAAAAAAGGAAGCTCTGCGGTACGCAGCAGCACAATGAGCCTTCATACAGTGctcgtgggaatgtaaaatgaccGTTCTgcaaacagtctggcagttccttaaaCAGTTAAACAGTTACCCTACtgaccagcaattccactctgagGCATACACCCAAGAGAAATCAGAACTTAGGGACAACAAAAACTGATGCCGAAGGGTTCCTAACCAGCGCTCTTTGCAGCAGCCAAGGGACAAAAACAACCCAAAGGCTCATCAACTGAAGAGTGGATAAATAGAAGGTCACCTGTCCAGACAATGCAGTATCATTCatccacaaaaagaatgaagccCTGATGCATACTACGACAGGGGTAAACCCTGCAAACATTACTCCAAGTGAATAAATCAGACACAAACTGTCACGTATCATAGGACACCAATTCTGTGAAAGGTCTAGAGAGGGCAGACCCCTAGAGAGTAAATTGGTAGGTGAGTGGTGCCCagggctgaggagctggggggctCTGGGGCCTGTGTGTAACTGCTCGTGGGCACAGCACGTCTCCTGGGGAGAGGAACTTAGGTTCAGACTGTGTGATGGGTTCACAACCCTGTGGACATTCGCACAAACACTGCACACTTTAAACGGGTGGTCCCTATGATCTGTGAATCacatctcagtaaagctgtttgAAAATTACTCAAAAGACCGGGCAGAAGGGTGGCTAGATTAAATGGCCTCTGTGTTCTTTCTGCCTACAAAATTACAAGCACCTAGAAGGCTGCTGGTCCCAGATGGTCCGGGATAGTTATGAACAGCATCGGGGCTGCCAGACCAACCCAGCCACAGGCCAGGGAGAACGGCTGGACTGCATGCTACCGGAGGGGTCGGTCTGGCCTGTTGCGGCCCCGCCGGAGGGGGTGGGGATCCGCCTCACTCACTGAGCATGGTGCTGATGAGCCTGTTGGGGCTGGCCTGAGCAGACGTGGAACAGAGGGTGTTGAAATAGAGTCCCGAGCCCTCCCGGATGGGGCTGAGCATGGGCGGCGGCGTGTAGGGCGAGCACTGGAACAGCCCCTTCAGGAGGCGGTCCACCAGGAACACGGGGGAGCGCAGGCGGCTCTGGTGACACACCCCTGGGCCCGGCTGCCCGAATttggggggtggaggaggggcgaACAGTGCCTTGGACTGGGGGCGCTTCTTCCGCTTTCGGTGCTGGCCATTCTCCTTGCTGCTTCTCTCATCCACGTCCTTCTCCTGTCCTTGGACAAGAAGAGGCTTCAGAACCCCGAGGAGTCACCTGAAGCCACCTGCCTCAAGCTCAGTCCTCAAGATGGCAGGAGAGCAGGACAGGTAGCGACCACAGAGACGTGTGCCCACAGCCCTCAGCAGTGGAGGCCTGGCAGGGCCACCATGCCCACATCAGACCCCAGACCCTGAGCTGGGTGGTGTGCGAAGCTGGAGACTTCTCATGCATCCACACCCCCAAGGAGAGGCCCTCCCTCAAACCATTTTGGAAACTTATTGATTGCTCGACTCACTACACTCTCTTTCATCTCCATGCAATCTGCAACCCACACCTCCCATCTTACTCCTTCTCATCTTCCAGACCTAAGCTCCaacaccccctcctccaggaagtcctccctggCCTCCTCAGGTTGGTGCCCTGTTGGGGCTTCCACAGCCCCCTCTGctccctcccagcccagcccagcccactcCAGGCATCACTGTCTGGGGATGGGAGCTCTCCACTCCACTGGGCCGGGAGCCCCAGGAGACAGGCTGCTGTGGTTGCTGCAGTGTCCCCAGCGCAGGGTCAGACACAGAGGAAGTCCAGTggagggtgaatgaatgaatggatttaaAACTAAGCTCTTCCAGAGTCAGGAGTCTGGGGCTTTTCTCATGGCTCCTACCGGCAGATGGAAAGTGGCGGGACAGAGGTGGACTGATCAACACCCACCTTGCTGCCTGGGGGGCGGTTTGCTGGGGCCACAGGCACCGACACTGGGACCCCCAAAGAAGCTGTGGCTGGGTTGTCCAGGCACTTTCTGGCTCCCAGGGGACTCTGCCCATCCCCCTCTGGCCTCAGCACCTGTCTTGAGGGCTTGCAAAACTCCATGCCAAACACCTGCACACAGAGAAGAGACAGCCCTTTAAGGGAAACAGCAAGTTGGGAGCAAGGGCCCCTCCAGAGTAGCATCGCCCTGGCTCCCAGCCCCAGCcaggcccccacctcccccagctccGGCGAGGTGAACACAGCCTCACGCCCCTTCACCTGTGGATCCTGCTTCCCTCGAGGGGACGGCCACTGGTCGTTGTGGAAACACATGTGGCTGTTCAGCCCCTTCTCTGTATAGAACATCTGGCTGCAGTTCTTGCAGACGTAAGTGCTCCTCGGCTCTGCCCAGTCTGCGGGGCCCCTGCTGTGCTGGTGACTGTGGGGAGATGtgtcaggaggcagggaagggaggaTGGGGCTCTACCCCAAGCCCTGATACACTGACAGCTCCAGGCGAACTGAAGGAACGGAGATGATGCCCCGATCCCCCACGGCCTGGTGCGCGCCCCTTCAGGAGGGCAGCACCCACAGCTCGCCCCCCTGGGCTGGCAGGTCAAAGCCACCAGGGGGCTGAGCTCCCCTggcggggcagggaggggcgCCTGCACTTACCAGCCACCGGCCATGTTCTCCTCCTTCATCGGGTGGGAGAGCCGGTAGATATTTCCACCCTGGAGATGAAAACACACCTGAGCCAGCAGATCAGAAATGAGGTGCAGGAGTGAAAGCTGTGAGGCGCTTAGGAGAAAACACGGGTGTCATTCTCAGTGACCCTGGAGTAGGCCACGGTTTCTTGGGTGActccaaaaccaaagacaacaaATCAGCAAAACTTAAACCTTCTGTGCCTCAAAGGATACCATCAAGAAGTGAAACGTCACAGGTTTTGAAACAAACTTACGgtgaccaaaggggaaaggtggggagagggggtttGGGATTCAGAGAAACACAGGACTAAATACAGAACAGGTAATCGACAAGGGCCTACTGCAGGGCACAGAGAATGCTACTCAGGATTCGGTAACAACCTACAAGGGGAAAGAGTCTGAAAAATAATGGGTATGTGCACACacgtatatctgaatcactttgcagtacagctgaaaccaatacaacaccgtaaatcaactacaatataaactaaaactttttaaaaagttaaaagacccACTAAGGtggacaataacaagtgttggtgagaagcTGGAGCCCTCAGACTCTGAGTGGGAACGTAAAATGATTTTTGGAAAAGTCTGGCAGTTTCTGAAACAGAGAGGATTACCCCATTATCCAGCAATGCTGATGTTAtctcccaagagaaatgaaaacatatgtccaaacaataacaacagcaaacgTTAACGGCAGCACCATCACAATggccaaaaagtgaaaacaacccagatgtccatcagctgataaATGGACAAACAACATATGGTGTATTCATCCAATGGACGATTACTGAGCAATACAAAGGAAAGAAGTTCCGACCCACGCTACAATACAGATGAACTCTGAAAACATCGTACTAAGTGGAAGAAGCAAatgacacaaaaggccacatagtgtatgattccaATCACAGGAAGTGTCCAAAACAGGCAAATCCATGGAAACAGAAGATGGACTCATaactgccaggggctgggagggatgGAGAGACTGCTAAGGGTATGGGGTGTCTTTTGGGGGTGATGCAAGTATTTAGGCAAAGAGCAGTGAAATACAAAAGTGCACAACCTTGTAAACATACTAAAAAACCGCTGGATGGTACATGTTTAAATGGTGAATTAGGGACTtgctagtggcccagtggttaagactgcacgcttccaatgcagggggcacagattcaacccctggtcagggagctaacatcccacatgcctcgcggccaaaataaaataaccaaatataaaactgaaaactgaatcaaaaaaaaaaaaaaaaaaacggtgaGTGAGATAGCATGTAAATATTaaagctgccaaaaaaaaaaaaacaaagaggatgAGATAACTGTGGGCTGACAGGAAGGATGCTGGATCTCAGAACGTTGGCAGGAGGCGCGGCCAAGCCCTCTATTCCCGGGACCTCGTGGGAGCCACGTGGGAGGACCTGAgcgctccatgagggcagagcgGCGCAGGGCCAGCAGCGGGGGCCCAAGTCAGACATGTGACCCATGACTCACGACCAGAAAAGACATGGCATTTCACACAGCAATGTCAAGGGCTGAGGAGCTCTACCTTTACATCCTCTGAAGACGTGAAGGAGGCAAATCCAAAAGGAAgcgagagggagaaagaaagcagaCAGAAAACGTGTCGTGAAGCAACGTGACACCAAGTCTCTCTCCCAACTCGAAAGTTTTGTGTGctcggtggggtgggggtgggaggggggggaCGATGGGAGGGACCACCTCCTCTCTcaaccctccctccccatctctgtaCAACTGCATCTGAGGATTCGCTGAGGTTAAATAAGGCGCCTGGACAAGTTAGAAACCCAGAAACAGGTAATGACGAGACTCTGCCTCCTGTATGGTGAAGTCCGTGAGATGGCCCCAGTACCTGGATCCTGTTGAATATCGTCATTTTGGACTTGGAGTCCCGGGAGGGATCTGCTGGAGGTCCAGCCGATGAGAAGGAGGCCATGGCCACCTGGCTTGGGGAAGCCGCACAGCACATATCCATTTTCACCTTCTCCTTCCGGAAGCCTGAAAAGCGCTGTGCTCTGGAGTTGCCGGAGAAGAGCCTGTAGCCTCCACCCCGGGAGCAGGCTGGGCCCTTTTCAGTTTTTGTGGCCCCAGAGGCCATGCCATTTTCGGCTTGGGTCTGCTTCCCTGGGAGGTGGGTTCCGGATGTCTCGTCCCCTCCTAACTGGGTCTGACACAGGCCCCCGGGAGAGAAGATATCCCCCAGGTCCAAGGTCCCTTTTGAGGATCTCAACTGCTTGGCCAGAGAAGAGATGTCTGGGTTCCCAGGAGGATCCAGGGATGGTGCTGTGAGGGCTGGTGGAGCAGCAGCCACTTTTGGTCCACCCTTTGCATCCCGGCTCATGCTGCCAGGTGAGGCCTCCCTGGGGAAAGTGGATGTGTATTTTCTTCGGCGGGCTGGCGAGCCCTCTGGCTCAGGGTTCATGGGGCCAGCATGGAGGGAGTCAACAGTGGGCGTCAGAGACGGGGGCTGCTGTGGCCATGGCCCCTGCAGCGGCTTCAGGGGGACCTGTTTGCCATCAGGAGTGGGGAGCTGGGAGGAAGCGGTGGCCACCTGGGCACGGGAGAAGATCCGCTGGGACTTGGTGATCATCTGAAACACCTGCATCTGCTCGTGGCTCAGCAGGGACTCCTGCGACTTCAGGAAGAGCTGCCGGAAGAGTGGGGTGGCATCCGACGAGAGGCTGCTGGGTTTCGAGCCAGGGTCCTGCGAGCCAGGGTCCCCGGGTTTTGGCCACTGGGAGGAGTCGCAGTCAAACTTGCTCTTCTTGGGAGCCCAGCAGTCATCATCCCCACTGGCATTGGCAAATCTGGGGTCCCCTGAGGCCTCCCCGGGAGCGTCCAGGAGCATGGGAGGGAAGGGCGGCACGTCCTCTGGGCCGGGCCCCAGGCCAGCCGAGGGCTCCCCGACCGGGGAGGTGCTGCTGAGCCCAGGGCCAGGCTCAGAGCCCTCCCGGGATGGCGGCTTATGGACGACAAACATACTCTTGTTCCCTTTGCTCTTGGGGCAGCCTGACAGGTTCTGGAGCCACTGGAAACTGTGGCTTGATGGCTGGGAACCAGTGGTGGGGACTGTCTGGCCACGGAacagaggcaggcaggagggcaGAGGGGCGCCCTCGGGCCAGCCCTCCACGGAGGACGAGAGCTGGAGTGGCTCGAGCTCAGCTGGGTCGGGGCTGCTGCTCTCCGCCGCCCGTGAGTGGATGGCCGTGAACACGTCAGCGGCGGGCTCCTTCAGTGGGGGCCTCGGCTCCTCGAGAACATCAGGGCCCAGGGTCCCCGGGGCGCTGGCTGGGCCGCAGCAGGAGGACCCCGAGGAGGACGGGCAGGAGCAGGCCATGCTCCTCCCCTCGCCGCTGTCCACAGGCCCAGCCGGCCCCGGGGACGGGATCTTGTGGTGGACAATGCTGTTGACGAGGCAACGCAGGAGGTCTCGGTTGGGCAGGAGGGGCCCGGGGGACCTCAGGCCGGATGGTGCAGGCTGGCCCGCCACCTCGTGCGTGTGGGGCGAGTCCCCACAGGCCTCCTCCTCTGGGGGCACCTCCTTGAGGATGCACAGGCCGTGCTGGACCTCGTAGTGCCGGCGCAGCGAGCGGTAGTCGCAGTAGCTCTTGCTGCAGCCCTGCTCGATGCACACGAAGGGCTTGGTCTTCTGGTGGGTGAGCATGTGTCCGGTTCTGGAAGCACACGAGGACGGGGTCATGGGGGGTCTTGGTGCAGGTCACCCATCACAGGAACCCAAGCACATCCCCAGGGGCCAGCAGGGCAGAAAATGGGCTCAGACCCCACGAGGAAAGACCCCCCACTAAGGTCAAAGTCATCTGGAACAGGGGCTCTTTCCCTCACCCTTAAGCAAACCCCTAATGAGAGAAAAAATCATGGGAGCCAAGTCGAGAGTTCTCCAAAGCAACACCAGTCTCCAGAGTTGCTCCCTGGGGACTTGGGCTCAGCTGGAAAGTGAGTTTTGAAAAAACAGTTTACTTCTTGGATGTTCATAGTAGCAAAGTGAAAAGCCACAGAGTAGATAAAGCGAACCTGTTTAACTTTCCATGTCTCTCCAAGTTATTTACCCACagaatcacttttttttaaacagcccCTTTTGGCATCCCTGAGAACCAGAGTTCGGAGAATGCACGTGAGGAAGTGTTAACTTGGGGGTGCTCCTTCTTTGAACAAAGGAGTCTCTGCCTTCCCACAGGATCCCTCTAGAGAACTACCTGTGACCCCCactgcaaaacaaaaagaaaaaaattacagatgcCCAATCAGTAAAGACTCTCTAGAAAACAGCCAAATTTGCCTATAATTCTGCAAATATGAATGAAtacaaatgttttatatttatatcacaCTTTTAtctaatttattataaaaataaacaaataaaaaaaaatcaaatgggtaAATCACCCTCTGGGTTCCCAGCAGCCCTACTCTGGATGGTTTTAATAGATGtggcacaataaaaaaaaaaattctcccccCAAAGATGGACCCTTAGCTTCCATCTGAGGGAAGCAGCAGAGAAGGGAtcaagagacccactttccagCCCTAACTATTGCTATCCTGTGACATGAGCAAATTACTTCCTACCCCTGGTGGGGGGCCGGGAGGGGGCACAGAATGAAAGCGGGATTCGCTGATGCTCTGTGAAGGCTGTActcctcagttgctcagtcgtgtccgactctctgtgaccccgtggactgtagcccaccaggctcctctgtccagaggattttcccagcaagaatactggagtgggtagccattccctcctccaggggatcttcccgacccagggattgagcccacgtctcttgcattggcaagtggattctttaccgctgtctCTCCTGGCAAGCCTGGGCATGCCATCAAAAGGTGAAGGATCATCCTTCCCACTTAAAGTCTTTCCGTTTGAAAgtctgtctttccttcctcagtAGCAAGAAAACCTAATCATTACTAAGACATGAAGAACAAAGGGAATTCTGCTCTTACACtgggtttgctttttaaaatcaagaattaaggaaaaaaaaaaaaggggagagTGAACTTTCCAGGCATTTCATAGCCTCTCACAGCCTCTTATCCCAACACATACCCCTCACGGAGCACAGATCCGTTCTCTTCAGGCACCTGCTCCACATCTTTCTGCACAGAGTTAGCCCAATTCCCTCCAGGACCAAACTGCCCCTGGGGTGTGTCTTTAAACCACAGAGGTCCCGTCTGCCAATCACAGCGGCACTCTCCTCCCTGAAGTGGATTTGGGGGCTGGGGCCATGTGGACCTGGCCCCCCGGAACCCTGGCAGCTCAAGGAGACTAGTCTGCGTTTGAACACAGGTTGCACACACCTGGGGACCCTGACAGGGCGGGAGTGTGGGTTGATGGGAGGGGATGCTAAAGACCCAGGCACGTCCCCAGCCCCCTGAGCGGACGTCCTGACCCGGCCCCTACGCACAGGTGGTCCTGCCGCTTGAAGGCCTTGCTGCAGATCTTGCACACGTGCTTCCTCTCCTGGCTGTGCGTCAGGTAGTGCTTGCTCAGGGAGCTGGCGCTGCTGAACACTTTCCCGCAGAGGCTGCAGTCCAGGAGCATGTTCTGCGGGGAGCTGTGCTGCCGCTTGCCTTTCCGCACACTCCCCGAGGTGGCCCGGCCTCCTTCATCCGCCTCTTTGGGCACCTTGAgggcccccagccccaggtcTAGATGGAGGAAGAAGGCACAGGTTCTAGACCTCCGAGGACctccacagcccaccaggcccgggcCCCAGGCACAGCCTCACCTTGTAAGGAAGTCTGAGACTCAGGATCCACGTACTCCTCCAGCAGCTTCATGGAGTCACTGCCCTTCCCTGAGTACAGGGACAGTGTGTCCAGGTTGTCCTCCAGCGCCTCGCTGGGTGCGTCGGGCGCCGGGAAGCTGGGGTCCTGCTCTAGACCTCTCAGGCCGCCGTAGAGCAGGTCCCGTGTGCCAGGCCCCAGGTCCCGGTTCAGGGCGTCGCTGCAGGTGAGCACCTGGCTCTCAGGAAACGAAGAGAGGTGCATCTCAGAGGGAAGGGCACCCTCGTCCCCTAGGCTGTACTGGTCCATGGCTCTCCACCGCCAGGGTTCGGCCAAGAGTTACTCTCCAGACAAGCAGGGCTGTGTGCGGAGTCAGGGAGGAGAGAGCAGGTCTTGATGGTGTCTAATTCCTGAAAACGAAGGAGGAAGAATCAGAGTTACGAGAAGGCAACATGCACGGTGGACAGAGTGGACTTGGAATTCACACAGACGCATACTGGGGTCTGTTCTCTGCCACTCAgcagccatgtgaccttgggcagtcacTCAAGCACCATGAgccctagtttcctcatctgtaaattcaGCATAAGAGTATCTCCATCGTGAGACTGCTGTaaggaataaattaaaaaggTTTTGGGGACAtggtgaactgaactgacctcctTCTCCAACTATAAACTCATGAGACACAAGACAATTTTTAACACAGAGCCAGGCTCAAGAGACAAGTAAGACCCTGGGTGCCAGCAACAATGAAGAAACCCAAAGCAAGAGGTGTGAGTTGGCCCATGAGTGGGCCCAAGGTGAAGTCAGTCTCCAATATGGGGTCCAGAGCTATCCTCCAATATGGCGTCCACCAGTGAGTGAGTGACACCTGGTGATGAAGTACTTGAAATGTGGCCCCAAACTGAGACCTGCTGTGAGTGTAATTTATATACTGGATTTGGAAGACTTAGTACCAAAATTAACTCATTTTCATATTGATTACACGTTGAAATGAAAGCATTTTGGATCTACTGGCTTAAATATGATATTAAAACTAATTTCAGctacctatttttattttctaacatgGCTGTAAGATTGCTTTAAATTACATTATCTGGCGCATACTATATTTCTATTACAGAACGCCATCCTGGAGGCTGTAGCAAACAGATGGAAGAGCAAACAGGGCCTTGAGTTCACAGGGAAGAGCTGGGGCCCTGGAAGAGTCAAGCattcacagaaaaaataaattaattaaaagaaaaaccctACACAGAAGCCTAGAGAGGCATTCCAAGAACTAGTTAACAATAGGATGAGACACAACAAAACCTAGTAGAGAAAAGAAGACACAAGGGGCAGGg from Muntiacus reevesi chromosome 2, mMunRee1.1, whole genome shotgun sequence harbors:
- the ZNF541 gene encoding zinc finger protein 541 yields the protein MDQYSLGDEGALPSEMHLSSFPESQVLTCSDALNRDLGPGTRDLLYGGLRGLEQDPSFPAPDAPSEALEDNLDTLSLYSGKGSDSMKLLEEYVDPESQTSLQDLGLGALKVPKEADEGGRATSGSVRKGKRQHSSPQNMLLDCSLCGKVFSSASSLSKHYLTHSQERKHVCKICSKAFKRQDHLTGHMLTHQKTKPFVCIEQGCSKSYCDYRSLRRHYEVQHGLCILKEVPPEEEACGDSPHTHEVAGQPAPSGLRSPGPLLPNRDLLRCLVNSIVHHKIPSPGPAGPVDSGEGRSMACSCPSSSGSSCCGPASAPGTLGPDVLEEPRPPLKEPAADVFTAIHSRAAESSSPDPAELEPLQLSSSVEGWPEGAPLPSCLPLFRGQTVPTTGSQPSSHSFQWLQNLSGCPKSKGNKSMFVVHKPPSREGSEPGPGLSSTSPVGEPSAGLGPGPEDVPPFPPMLLDAPGEASGDPRFANASGDDDCWAPKKSKFDCDSSQWPKPGDPGSQDPGSKPSSLSSDATPLFRQLFLKSQESLLSHEQMQVFQMITKSQRIFSRAQVATASSQLPTPDGKQVPLKPLQGPWPQQPPSLTPTVDSLHAGPMNPEPEGSPARRRKYTSTFPREASPGSMSRDAKGGPKVAAAPPALTAPSLDPPGNPDISSLAKQLRSSKGTLDLGDIFSPGGLCQTQLGGDETSGTHLPGKQTQAENGMASGATKTEKGPACSRGGGYRLFSGNSRAQRFSGFRKEKVKMDMCCAASPSQVAMASFSSAGPPADPSRDSKSKMTIFNRIQGGNIYRLSHPMKEENMAGGCHQHSRGPADWAEPRSTYVCKNCSQMFYTEKGLNSHMCFHNDQWPSPRGKQDPQVFGMEFCKPSRQVLRPEGDGQSPLGARKCLDNPATASLGVPVSVPVAPANRPPGSKPLLVQGQEKDVDERSSKENGQHRKRKKRPQSKALFAPPPPPKFGQPGPGVCHQSRLRSPVFLVDRLLKGLFQCSPYTPPPMLSPIREGSGLYFNTLCSTSAQASPNRLISTMLNPLDDSFGICVVKDDTKISIEPHINIGSRFQAEIPELQDRSLAGTDEHVASLVWKPWGDVMSNPETQDRVTELCNVACSSVMPGGGTNLELALHCLHEAQGDVQVALETLLLRGPQKPRTHPLANYRYTGSDIWTPMEKRLFKKAFCAHKKDFNLIHKTIQTKTVAQCVEYYYIWKKMIKFDCGRAPGPEKRVRREPDEVDRAEAKVTCSPRERPSHRPTPELKIKTKSYRRESILNSSPSAGPKRSPEAPGSVEGQGAFPCRECERVFDKIKSRNAHMKRHRLQDHVEPIVRVKWPVKPFQLKEEEEEEEELGADIGPLQW